One stretch of Micromonospora echinospora DNA includes these proteins:
- the cobC gene encoding Rv2231c family pyridoxal phosphate-dependent protein CobC — translation MPAPPTGSAAALDEPDLGHHGDAEATPGLVDLAVNVRRAPMPDWLADPVTAALGDLAAYPDPAPARAAVAHRHGRPPEEVLLTAGAAEGFVLIARALSDARRPVVVHPQFTEPEAALRAAGHRVDRVLLDPADGFRLDPARVPDDADLVMIGNPTNPTSVLHPAGTIAALARPGRVLVVDEAFADTTAAPGVDGEPESFAARRDLPGLVVVRSLTKTWGLAGLRIGYLLGDAALLARFAAAQPLWAVSTPALAAATACATPAAVAAERAIAAELAADRDHLVARLSGLPGVRVAGRPASAFVLIHLAGAAEVRERLRALGWAVRRGDTFPGLGPDWLRIAVRDPGTTDAFIRTLAGILEA, via the coding sequence ATGCCCGCACCACCGACCGGGAGCGCCGCCGCGCTCGACGAGCCCGACCTGGGCCACCACGGAGACGCCGAGGCCACGCCCGGCCTGGTCGACCTGGCGGTGAACGTGCGCCGTGCCCCGATGCCGGACTGGCTGGCCGACCCGGTCACCGCCGCGCTGGGCGACCTGGCCGCGTACCCGGACCCCGCGCCGGCCCGCGCCGCCGTCGCTCACCGGCACGGGCGACCCCCGGAGGAGGTACTTCTCACCGCCGGGGCCGCCGAAGGCTTCGTGCTGATCGCCCGCGCCCTGTCCGATGCCCGCCGCCCGGTGGTGGTGCACCCGCAGTTCACCGAGCCGGAGGCAGCGCTGCGGGCCGCCGGGCACCGGGTGGACCGCGTCCTGCTCGACCCGGCCGACGGCTTCCGCCTGGACCCGGCCCGCGTCCCGGACGACGCCGACCTGGTCATGATCGGCAACCCCACGAACCCGACCTCGGTCCTGCACCCGGCGGGCACGATCGCCGCGCTGGCCCGTCCCGGTCGGGTGCTCGTGGTCGACGAGGCGTTCGCCGACACCACCGCCGCGCCCGGCGTCGACGGCGAGCCCGAGTCCTTCGCCGCCCGCCGCGACCTGCCCGGCCTCGTAGTGGTGCGCAGCCTCACCAAGACCTGGGGCCTGGCCGGGCTGCGGATCGGCTACCTGCTCGGCGACGCCGCGCTGCTGGCCCGGTTCGCCGCCGCGCAGCCGCTCTGGGCGGTCTCCACCCCGGCGCTCGCCGCCGCCACCGCCTGCGCCACGCCGGCCGCCGTCGCCGCCGAACGCGCCATCGCCGCCGAACTCGCCGCCGACCGCGACCACCTGGTGGCCCGCCTGTCCGGCCTGCCGGGGGTACGCGTGGCGGGGCGCCCGGCCAGCGCCTTCGTGCTGATCCACCTCGCCGGCGCCGCCGAGGTGCGGGAGCGGCTGCGCGCGCTCGGCTGGGCGGTACGCCGGGGCGACACGTTCCCCGGGCTCGGCCCGGACTGGCTCCGGATCGCGGTACGCGACCCGGGCACCACGGACGCGTTCATCAGGACGCTGGCAGGGATCCTGGAGGCATGA